TCTCGGGCCGTGTCATGCGGACGTTCACCTCCGAAGAGGTCACCGAGGAAAGCCTGGTCCAGGCCATTTCGGGTATCACCGCGACCGACAAGGTCGCTTAACCAAACCATCCTTACGGCAAAAAGAGCAAAAGACATGAAACTACTTCGCTATGGCGCGCCCGGTGCCGAAAAACCCGGACTTCTGGATGCACAGGGCCGCGTGCGTGATCTCTCCGCCGTTGTGCCGGATATTGCGGGGGACGCACTGCGCCCCGCAGGTCTGGACGCGCTGCGGGCTCTTGACCCAGACACATTGCCCTTGGTCGAGGGCACGCCCCAGAACGACCTGCGGCTTGGCGCCTGTGTCGGCGAGATCGGGAAATATGTCTGCATCGGCCTGAACTATGCAGACCACGCCGAAGAGGCGGGCATGCCGATCCCAGAAGAGCCGATCATCTTCAACAAGTGGACCTCTGCCGTGGTCGGGCCGAATGACGACATTCAAGTCCCGCGCGGATCGGTGAAGACCGATTGGGAGGTCGAACTTGGCGTGGTGATCGGCGAACCGGGTGCCTACATCGACGAAGCGAACGCGATGAACCATGTGGCGGGGCTCTGCCTCATCAACGATGTGTCCGAGCGTGATTTTCAACTCAATCGCGCCGGCACATGGGACAAGGGAAAAGGGTGCGATACCTTCGGTCCGACAGGTCCGTGGCTGGTGACCCTGGACGAGATCGAGGACATGGACAATCTGGACCTCTGGCTCGACGTCGATGGCAAGCGCATGCAGAGCGGGTCAACCGCAACGCTGATTTTCAAGATTCCCCATCTCGTGTCCTATTGCAGCCAGTTCATGTCCCTTCAGTCCGGCGACGTGATCTCGACCGGGACACCGCCGGGTGTGGGTATGGGCCAGAAACCTCCGCAATTCCTGCGTGGCGGCGAAGTTGTGACGCTGGGCATTTCGGGCTTGGGTGAGCAAAGATCGAAGGTCCTGCCAAGCTGATCGGGCAGCACACCCAACGCCCCGCCGCTGCCTTGAGACCGGGCAGATGCGATCGTGGGGGTCGATTTTCAGGACGATGATCGGCCGGGCAGGCCGCGGGGCGCGAGCAATGAGGCTGGCGCCCCGTTGGCACCGCGACCTTAATTTGAGGGTGTCCGGCAGCGGCGCGCGGGCGTCAAGCGCTGCCCGCGCGCGCCGGTTGGCAGTCTCGGATCGGTGCATCCCGCCTTGCTTCGGCTTTGTCGTGCACACCGTCACGTCTGCCGGGCCGCGCTTACGGCCCAGCGGACGCAATTACGCAGCGCTGCAAGCTTCGATTGGACGCCTCAGGCGGCCTCGAAGGTATCGACAGTGTCGTCTGCCGGATCGTCCTCGTAGGTGCTGGCGTCGACGTCGGTCTCAAGGCTGAGAGCGGCAATCAGATCGGCGG
Above is a window of Sulfitobacter sp. HNIBRBA3233 DNA encoding:
- a CDS encoding fumarylacetoacetate hydrolase family protein, whose translation is MKLLRYGAPGAEKPGLLDAQGRVRDLSAVVPDIAGDALRPAGLDALRALDPDTLPLVEGTPQNDLRLGACVGEIGKYVCIGLNYADHAEEAGMPIPEEPIIFNKWTSAVVGPNDDIQVPRGSVKTDWEVELGVVIGEPGAYIDEANAMNHVAGLCLINDVSERDFQLNRAGTWDKGKGCDTFGPTGPWLVTLDEIEDMDNLDLWLDVDGKRMQSGSTATLIFKIPHLVSYCSQFMSLQSGDVISTGTPPGVGMGQKPPQFLRGGEVVTLGISGLGEQRSKVLPS